One stretch of Candidatus Wallbacteria bacterium DNA includes these proteins:
- a CDS encoding ABC transporter ATP-binding protein, translated as MLKLFRHLKPYTIPITGVIFLFFLRSLTDLYLPTLMADIVDIGIMKGDEAYIFRMGGYMVLIALAGVCCAVMSSFFSARVVNGFSRTLRSMLFSRVQNFSLAEYDRIGSSSLITRTTNDVTQVQQSLQMMLTTMLRAPVMCVGGILMSVALDPKLSLVFALVVPLLMLIVWTVTRKALPLNSLLQARLDRLNLVIREKLTGIREMRAFNREAFEAARFAGASRDLTATALDLAMIVSLLMPAMMLCMNITTIAITWFGGLRAEAGNMQVGAIMAFIQYVLQILFALIMGSILFIMIPRAQVSAQRINEVLDLEPEIRDPQGAPEKSGKKGYVEFRNVSFTYHGAGQPALNGITFSACPGEVTAVIGGTGSGKSTMMSLIPRFYDAGSGEVLVDGLNVRELPLQELRSKIGLVTQKALLFTGTVAENIRFGREEAADEEIRKASETAQAAEFISEMPDGYTTLLAQGGKNLSGGQKQRISIARALLRRPEIYIFDDSFSALDFKTGAVLRSALRKEISGSAVFIVAQRVTTVMDADRIIVLDQGRIVGLGRHEDLLAGCPVYREIVNSQLAEDERT; from the coding sequence ATGCTGAAACTTTTCCGCCATCTGAAGCCATATACCATACCGATAACAGGCGTGATCTTCCTGTTTTTCCTGCGGTCGCTTACAGATCTTTACCTGCCCACCCTGATGGCAGATATTGTGGACATCGGCATCATGAAAGGCGACGAAGCATACATTTTCAGGATGGGCGGTTACATGGTGCTGATCGCGCTGGCCGGAGTATGCTGCGCAGTGATGTCCAGCTTTTTCTCGGCAAGAGTCGTCAACGGGTTCAGCCGTACGCTGAGAAGCATGCTTTTCTCCAGGGTCCAGAACTTTTCGCTCGCCGAATATGACAGGATAGGCTCGTCATCGCTGATCACCAGGACCACCAATGATGTGACCCAGGTGCAGCAGTCGCTGCAGATGATGCTGACCACCATGCTGCGCGCCCCTGTGATGTGCGTGGGCGGGATTCTGATGTCCGTAGCTCTTGACCCAAAACTGTCACTGGTCTTTGCGCTGGTGGTGCCGCTTCTGATGCTGATCGTCTGGACTGTAACCAGGAAAGCATTGCCTCTCAATAGTCTGCTGCAGGCCCGTCTGGACCGCCTCAACCTGGTGATCAGGGAAAAACTTACCGGCATCAGGGAAATGAGGGCATTCAATCGCGAGGCATTCGAAGCAGCACGTTTCGCCGGAGCCAGCCGGGATCTCACCGCTACAGCGCTTGACCTGGCGATGATAGTTTCCCTGCTCATGCCCGCGATGATGCTCTGCATGAACATCACCACCATCGCCATCACCTGGTTTGGCGGGCTGCGGGCTGAAGCCGGCAACATGCAGGTCGGCGCCATCATGGCCTTCATCCAGTATGTGCTGCAGATCCTGTTTGCCCTGATCATGGGCTCTATCCTGTTCATCATGATCCCGCGCGCCCAGGTCTCCGCACAGCGCATCAACGAGGTGCTCGATCTCGAGCCTGAGATCCGGGATCCGCAAGGCGCTCCCGAGAAGAGCGGGAAAAAGGGATACGTGGAATTCCGCAATGTCAGTTTTACTTATCACGGGGCCGGGCAGCCTGCCCTCAACGGCATTACATTCAGCGCCTGTCCCGGGGAGGTCACTGCGGTCATCGGAGGCACCGGCTCAGGAAAGTCAACCATGATGAGCCTGATCCCCAGATTCTACGATGCAGGATCCGGTGAAGTGCTGGTGGACGGCTTGAATGTCCGGGAGCTGCCGCTTCAGGAACTGCGCTCTAAAATCGGACTAGTGACCCAGAAAGCGCTTCTGTTTACAGGAACTGTGGCTGAAAATATCAGATTCGGCAGAGAAGAAGCCGCTGACGAAGAGATCCGCAAGGCTTCCGAAACTGCGCAGGCAGCAGAATTCATCTCCGAAATGCCCGACGGTTACACCACTCTGCTCGCTCAGGGGGGGAAGAATCTATCCGGCGGCCAGAAGCAGAGGATTTCCATCGCCCGCGCCCTTTTGCGCAGACCTGAGATATACATTTTCGACGACAGTTTTTCCGCTCTGGATTTCAAGACCGGAGCAGTTCTCCGCTCGGCTCTGCGGAAGGAAATCTCCGGTTCCGCAGTCTTCATCGTGGCGCAGCGGGTGACTACAGTGATGGATGCGGACAGGATCATTGTGCTTGATCAGGGCCGGATCGTCGGACTGGGCAGGCATGAAGATCTGCTTGCAGGCTGTCCGGTATACAGGGAAATCGTCAATTCCCAGCTGGCGGAGGATGAGCGGACATGA
- a CDS encoding formylglycine-generating enzyme family protein translates to MFRDKVLIFKLFLNIVQAFFLSQVFPGTCLYAAAGSRETGLQAFYERPPERNVRIAESVEMQFCRIPGGEFLWDSPENDGTGQSEQQKVSIAHGFWLGKYEVTQKQWQALMGTNPSAFKGENRPVELVSWHDCLEFIDKLNRRTGKKFRLPRESEWELACRAGTDTGYYWGNSIAEEGDYCWSGLNSKGQTHCVGEKKPNRWGLYDMNGNVWEWCQESSGWDNYIDLPRGRWYVARGGSWFTFGESCGSSIRTYNSPDSRFDDFGFRLACDEL, encoded by the coding sequence ATGTTCAGGGATAAAGTTCTGATTTTCAAGCTCTTTTTAAATATTGTTCAAGCCTTTTTTTTAAGTCAGGTTTTCCCCGGCACTTGCCTTTATGCGGCAGCAGGCAGCAGGGAAACAGGTCTGCAGGCATTTTATGAACGTCCGCCTGAGCGGAATGTGAGAATAGCCGAAAGTGTGGAAATGCAGTTCTGCCGGATACCTGGCGGGGAATTTCTCTGGGACAGCCCTGAAAATGACGGAACAGGTCAGTCCGAGCAGCAGAAAGTCAGCATCGCGCATGGATTCTGGCTGGGAAAGTACGAGGTGACCCAGAAACAGTGGCAGGCTTTAATGGGAACAAATCCCAGCGCTTTCAAAGGGGAAAACAGGCCTGTGGAGCTGGTTTCCTGGCATGACTGCCTGGAATTCATAGATAAACTGAATCGCAGGACAGGGAAGAAGTTCCGCCTGCCCAGGGAATCCGAATGGGAACTGGCCTGCAGGGCAGGGACTGATACAGGGTATTACTGGGGAAACAGCATTGCCGAAGAGGGGGACTACTGCTGGTCAGGATTGAACAGCAAAGGCCAGACACACTGTGTAGGCGAGAAGAAGCCGAACAGATGGGGACTCTACGACATGAACGGAAATGTCTGGGAATGGTGCCAGGAATCCTCAGGCTGGGACAATTACATAGACCTGCCCAGGGGAAGATGGTATGTGGCGCGCGGCGGATCATGGTTTACTTTTGGCGAGAGCTGCGGGTCTTCGATCAGGACCTACAATTCGCCTGACAGCAGATTTGACGACTTCGGATTCCGCCTGGCCTGCGACGAACTGTAG
- a CDS encoding GNAT family protein, with protein MQLDYLKITNDDVEELALWLAGDSWPFHGYSRPDPEKIRQSFAEGYYTGPEVETYWILGHQEKLGMIRIFDLEDPTPMFDLRVRSQSRGMGIGSAALRWLTDHVFNSFPDKIRIEGHTRCDNIGMRRTFLKCGYVLEARHRSCWRSENGRFLDSVGYGITRHDWETGTITPVEWDGE; from the coding sequence ATGCAGCTTGATTACTTGAAAATCACCAATGACGATGTTGAAGAACTGGCCCTCTGGCTGGCCGGTGACAGCTGGCCTTTTCATGGCTATTCCAGGCCTGATCCGGAAAAAATCCGGCAGAGCTTTGCCGAAGGTTATTACACAGGGCCTGAGGTGGAAACTTACTGGATTCTTGGCCATCAGGAAAAACTTGGCATGATCCGCATTTTCGACCTTGAGGATCCCACTCCAATGTTCGATCTGCGGGTGAGAAGCCAAAGCCGGGGGATGGGAATAGGATCTGCTGCCCTCAGATGGCTGACTGATCATGTGTTCAATTCATTTCCGGACAAGATCCGCATCGAAGGCCACACCAGATGCGATAATATCGGGATGCGTAGAACATTCCTGAAATGCGGATATGTGCTGGAAGCGAGGCACAGGAGCTGCTGGAGATCGGAAAACGGCAGGTTTTTAGACAGTGTCGGATATGGCATCACAAGGCATGACTGGGAGACAGGAACAATTACTCCTGTCGAATGGGACGGTGAATGA
- a CDS encoding DUF3592 domain-containing protein yields MKIGSFILKWRRAIMAAATVFTVFGYHCLSDYYGTRNWKPGTGLIVKSELKSKWMISTNPRKKKYLDVAYDYTVNGMKYRGTQFMLGVNEFPRGDTCGVSHEIIIYYNPDYPDQAVAFRPESSMKWWIITSVSTALLIIGSGISIWNLFFRKKTGPGFFGTISLLKGRLRRKEGANQHGTKN; encoded by the coding sequence ATGAAAATAGGATCTTTCATCTTGAAATGGCGCAGAGCGATCATGGCTGCAGCAACTGTTTTTACCGTGTTCGGCTATCACTGCCTGAGCGATTATTACGGAACCAGAAACTGGAAGCCAGGCACAGGCCTGATCGTGAAATCAGAACTGAAATCCAAATGGATGATAAGTACAAACCCTCGCAAAAAAAAGTACCTTGATGTAGCTTATGACTATACTGTCAATGGCATGAAATACCGGGGCACTCAGTTCATGCTGGGTGTCAATGAGTTCCCACGCGGGGATACCTGCGGAGTCAGCCATGAAATTATTATCTACTACAACCCTGACTATCCTGATCAGGCAGTGGCTTTTCGACCTGAAAGCAGCATGAAATGGTGGATTATAACCTCAGTGAGCACAGCCTTGCTGATTATCGGATCCGGCATATCCATCTGGAATCTCTTCTTCAGAAAAAAAACCGGTCCAGGATTTTTTGGGACAATCAGCCTGCTCAAAGGGCGTTTGCGGCGAAAAGAAGGAGCAAATCAACATGGAACCAAGAATTGA
- a CDS encoding DUF2281 domain-containing protein — protein sequence MNGQTKPLNDLLDKLPVDLYQEVRDFIEFLIRKKSINSSAKPVFDWAGSVKGLKNTSVEMQHKISEDRLPVR from the coding sequence ATGAACGGTCAAACTAAGCCTTTGAATGATTTGCTCGACAAGCTTCCTGTGGACCTTTACCAGGAAGTGCGTGATTTCATTGAATTTTTAATCAGAAAGAAATCCATAAATTCCTCTGCCAAGCCAGTTTTTGACTGGGCCGGCTCAGTGAAAGGCTTGAAAAATACCTCTGTCGAAATGCAACATAAGATTTCCGAGGACAGGCTGCCGGTAAGATGA
- a CDS encoding PIN domain-containing protein, producing MRVLVDTNIFLEVILDQKKARTARQFLSKTGKHEFYMTDFTLHSIGLFLFNQKQYTVFNRFVDDMFFRAGFKLIAHQPELMEKVSAISKKLHLDFDDAYQYLATENYDLTLVSFDHDFDKTPRGRKEPGEI from the coding sequence ATGAGAGTTCTTGTAGATACCAATATCTTTCTGGAAGTCATTCTTGACCAGAAAAAGGCCAGGACTGCAAGGCAATTTCTTTCCAAGACAGGCAAGCACGAATTTTACATGACTGATTTCACGCTTCATTCGATTGGGTTATTCCTGTTCAACCAAAAGCAGTACACTGTTTTCAACAGATTCGTGGATGACATGTTTTTCAGGGCAGGGTTTAAATTAATTGCTCATCAGCCAGAATTGATGGAGAAGGTATCAGCGATTTCCAAGAAACTTCACCTGGATTTTGATGATGCTTATCAATATTTAGCCACTGAGAATTACGATCTTACGCTAGTAAGTTTTGATCATGATTTCGATAAAACTCCCAGAGGCAGAAAAGAACCTGGAGAAATATAA
- a CDS encoding peptide-binding protein codes for MRKNPFALVPVVLAFLTISGCGSPEQTGTEKIPEDSSPAFGDAVVEGVVSDALGLQPYGSTDAATTRVTSRIYQGLVKLDRNCEPVPDLAETWEISADGKTITFRLKQGILWHDGEEFTAKDAFFTYSNQLFYIAQFVETLEMLDNYSVRFHYQMPFAPALRQFAQPVIPEHVFKTHDNIYAPEYKNKAIGTGPYRFKQWRSGEELVLEASENYFEGRPYIQEYVFRVIPDPSTAFLALLRGELDILYITPDQYAKQVDNKNFRTQYNLIRYPSPSRITWIGYNSRGPFFNDLRVRRAMTMALDREAIIKEAFRGCASITDGPWPKNSWAYNSTMEILPYSPEKARLLVSEAGWKDLDGDGILEKDGRKFDCRIIFITGNKALELTAWMASSFWKEIGIKVSLKACDMQTLLTSRHHEDFDILLDEIGLPDPDLYYYFHWFESPIPGAKGGRNCVGYKNDEVSDLCQKGRTTLDREERIRIYHRLHELIYNDQPYTFLCSPDNLVAVSNRFRGVEASPAGIFHNYTRWYVPKQQQKYSIDRNQ; via the coding sequence ATGCGGAAAAACCCTTTTGCTCTTGTTCCGGTTGTGCTGGCCTTTCTGACCATTTCCGGATGCGGCAGCCCGGAACAGACAGGCACTGAGAAAATTCCAGAGGACTCATCTCCAGCTTTCGGAGATGCTGTGGTCGAAGGAGTCGTGTCGGACGCACTTGGCCTTCAGCCATACGGTTCCACTGACGCAGCCACGACCCGTGTGACTTCCAGGATCTATCAGGGGCTGGTCAAACTGGACAGAAACTGCGAACCTGTACCTGACCTGGCTGAAACCTGGGAAATCTCTGCAGACGGAAAGACCATCACTTTCAGGCTCAAGCAGGGCATTTTATGGCACGACGGTGAGGAGTTTACAGCTAAAGACGCCTTTTTTACCTATTCCAACCAGCTCTTTTATATTGCCCAGTTCGTGGAGACCCTGGAAATGCTGGACAATTACTCAGTGCGCTTCCATTACCAGATGCCTTTCGCCCCTGCACTCAGGCAGTTCGCCCAGCCTGTGATACCTGAGCATGTTTTCAAGACCCATGACAACATCTACGCCCCTGAATACAAGAACAAGGCTATTGGGACAGGTCCTTACCGCTTCAAGCAATGGCGGAGCGGAGAAGAACTGGTGCTGGAAGCTTCGGAGAATTACTTTGAAGGCAGGCCATACATCCAGGAATACGTGTTCAGGGTGATCCCTGATCCTTCCACCGCATTTCTGGCCCTGCTCAGGGGGGAACTGGATATACTCTATATTACCCCTGATCAATATGCCAAGCAGGTGGATAACAAGAATTTCCGCACTCAGTACAATCTAATCAGGTATCCAAGTCCCAGCCGCATCACCTGGATCGGGTACAACAGCCGAGGTCCTTTCTTCAATGACCTGCGAGTCAGAAGAGCCATGACCATGGCCCTGGACAGGGAAGCGATAATCAAAGAGGCATTCCGGGGCTGCGCCAGCATTACAGACGGGCCGTGGCCCAAAAACTCCTGGGCTTACAACAGCACAATGGAAATACTGCCTTATTCCCCGGAAAAAGCCAGGCTCCTTGTTTCCGAAGCAGGCTGGAAAGACTTGGATGGAGACGGGATTCTGGAGAAAGACGGGAGAAAATTCGATTGCCGGATAATCTTTATCACTGGAAACAAGGCTCTGGAACTGACTGCCTGGATGGCCTCGAGCTTCTGGAAGGAGATCGGGATCAAAGTCTCCCTGAAAGCCTGCGACATGCAGACCCTGCTCACATCACGGCACCATGAGGATTTTGACATACTGCTGGACGAGATCGGGCTGCCAGATCCTGATCTGTATTATTATTTCCACTGGTTTGAATCACCGATTCCCGGGGCAAAAGGCGGACGCAACTGTGTAGGATATAAAAACGATGAAGTCAGCGACCTGTGCCAGAAAGGCAGGACCACGCTCGATCGAGAGGAACGGATCAGGATCTATCACAGGCTGCATGAGCTTATCTACAATGACCAGCCCTATACCTTTCTCTGCTCCCCTGACAATCTGGTGGCAGTCAGCAACAGATTCAGGGGGGTGGAAGCATCTCCAGCCGGAATATTCCATAATTACACAAGATGGTATGTGCCGAAGCAGCAGCAGAAATATTCGATCGACCGGAATCAGTGA
- a CDS encoding sodium/solute symporter (Members of the Solute:Sodium Symporter (SSS), TC 2.A.21 as described in tcdb.org, catalyze solute:Na+ symport. Known solutes for members of the family include sugars, amino acids, nucleosides, inositols, vitamins, urea or anions, depending on the system.), translating into MFTAIDWLVVVLYCAGMLWLGYFFGRKSQGSTKSYLLGDRNMPWWTVGLSIIATETSAVTVISIPGMAYLGNLTFLQIVLGYVLARIFISFVLLPWYFGGHEVYSCNELLYRKFGPASGTLSVVLIMVAVVLGAGVRVYAAAIPLKLCLNISINNAIIVTGIITLLYTYWGGIKAVIWNDVIQFFTFMCGALLAICYIPTRIDGGLHTIIQQVTDAGKWTFFDSTFKMAGPDINIWMGVIGAFFLCTMTHGADQLLVQRVLACRNLRDGQKSMLMSACIIFPLFLTFLITGLMLWVYYQSHPFLIQPLDLAGKFKADYIFPVFIITEMPEIVKGFMIAAIIAAVMSSTSSALNALSSLYTIHIHKQHLAPNKSEEYYVKVSKNNTILWGVLLMLIAVLSQDVAIILNLALGLLGITGGGVLGAMFYTISINDERFRKPIIGALTLVSAFLFYLVFQSHISEPAVFAVAAVLSGILLAGMLSSEKVSAAVSQTPVVSGMIVSSVIMAYIVFYNLVFWPWLYFIGTTISMAVAYFLTPFCNKIVLTPKEA; encoded by the coding sequence ATGTTTACTGCCATTGACTGGCTGGTCGTCGTGCTTTATTGCGCAGGCATGCTCTGGCTGGGGTATTTCTTCGGCCGCAAATCACAGGGCTCAACCAAGAGCTACCTGCTCGGAGACAGGAACATGCCCTGGTGGACTGTCGGATTGTCCATCATTGCTACTGAAACAAGCGCTGTCACAGTGATCAGCATTCCGGGCATGGCGTATCTCGGGAATCTCACGTTCCTGCAGATAGTGCTAGGCTATGTGCTGGCCAGAATCTTCATCTCATTCGTGCTTCTGCCCTGGTATTTCGGCGGTCATGAAGTTTATTCCTGCAACGAGCTTCTCTACCGCAAATTCGGCCCTGCCTCAGGCACTCTCTCAGTGGTCCTGATCATGGTCGCAGTAGTGCTTGGCGCAGGCGTAAGAGTTTATGCGGCAGCGATTCCACTCAAACTCTGCCTGAACATCTCAATCAACAATGCCATCATCGTGACAGGCATCATTACCCTATTGTATACATACTGGGGCGGCATCAAAGCCGTCATCTGGAACGATGTGATTCAGTTCTTCACCTTCATGTGCGGAGCCCTGCTGGCCATCTGCTACATTCCGACCAGGATCGACGGCGGACTTCACACTATCATCCAGCAGGTTACAGATGCCGGAAAATGGACATTCTTCGACTCCACCTTCAAAATGGCCGGCCCTGACATCAACATCTGGATGGGCGTGATCGGAGCTTTCTTCCTCTGCACCATGACCCACGGAGCTGACCAGCTCCTCGTACAGCGCGTGCTGGCCTGCAGGAACCTGCGCGACGGCCAGAAATCCATGCTGATGAGCGCTTGCATCATCTTTCCGCTCTTCCTGACCTTCCTGATCACAGGCCTGATGCTCTGGGTTTATTATCAGAGCCATCCTTTCCTGATCCAGCCTCTTGACCTCGCCGGAAAATTCAAGGCAGACTATATCTTTCCTGTCTTCATAATTACCGAGATGCCTGAGATAGTCAAAGGCTTCATGATCGCTGCCATTATCGCAGCTGTGATGAGCAGCACATCCTCTGCCCTCAACGCCCTTTCCTCGCTCTACACGATTCACATCCACAAGCAGCACCTGGCCCCGAACAAGTCCGAAGAATATTACGTGAAGGTATCAAAGAACAACACCATACTCTGGGGCGTGCTTCTGATGCTGATCGCTGTCTTAAGCCAGGATGTAGCCATCATACTGAATCTGGCTCTGGGTCTTTTAGGAATTACCGGAGGGGGAGTGCTGGGAGCAATGTTCTATACCATCAGCATCAATGATGAGCGATTCAGAAAACCGATTATCGGAGCCCTGACCCTGGTTTCTGCTTTCCTGTTCTATCTGGTATTCCAGAGTCACATTTCTGAACCTGCGGTCTTCGCAGTTGCTGCAGTCTTATCCGGAATCCTGCTCGCAGGAATGCTCTCTTCCGAAAAAGTCAGCGCAGCTGTATCACAGACACCCGTTGTTTCCGGAATGATCGTCTCTTCAGTGATCATGGCTTATATCGTGTTCTACAATCTGGTGTTCTGGCCGTGGCTGTATTTCATAGGAACCACTATTTCCATGGCAGTCGCCTATTTCCTAACCCCGTTCTGCAACAAAATTGTTTTAACGCCAAAGGAGGCTTGA
- a CDS encoding ABC transporter ATP-binding protein has protein sequence MNGQRRDPRSTMFGGRGRGMMGLAAPVEKARDFRGTVRRLFGYLKPFRAMLILLAAVIVLNTSLATSAPKILGMAITRLFTGVSAKLAHAPGAAVDFPYIARVLAALALLNIANAAFTYLTQRSMASVALRIVFNLRRDLDEKLSRLPLCYFDSRKHGETMSRITNDVDNISTTVQQGVPQLISSTIGIVGAASMMLMISPLLTLITILTLPLSFLITMFIAKKSQKFYAAQQKALGELNGHVEEMLTGHKVVQAFGYEGKSLQRFSEINERIYSVAWKAQFITGFVFPAMNFVNNLGYALVYVGGGILVVRGRVAIGDMQAFVQYVRMFTQPVAQAAEIVNTLQSSVASAERIFEVLDETEEEPDRQDCKSLPFVAGRLCLENVRFGYTADRILFPDLNLDVFPGQTVAIVGHTGAGKTTLVNLLLRFYEIQGGRISVDGTGIQEIRRGDLRRMFGMVLQDTWLFHGTIRENIAYGKPDATQAEVLSAAEAAQADHYIRTLPDGYETMINEEGTNISQGEKQLLTIARALLADPAILILDEATSSVDTRTELLVQRAMKALMKGRTCFVIAHRLSTIRDAERILVMSEGRIVEQGSHGELLAAGGCYAELYRAQFIGVGI, from the coding sequence ATGAACGGACAGCGCAGAGATCCACGCTCGACAATGTTCGGCGGCCGCGGCAGGGGCATGATGGGACTGGCCGCCCCTGTGGAAAAGGCCAGAGATTTCCGGGGAACCGTCAGAAGGCTTTTCGGGTATCTGAAGCCGTTCCGCGCAATGCTCATACTCCTGGCTGCCGTGATTGTTCTGAACACCAGTCTCGCCACTTCAGCTCCGAAAATCCTGGGAATGGCGATCACCAGACTGTTCACCGGTGTTTCAGCAAAGCTCGCCCATGCTCCAGGAGCTGCTGTCGATTTTCCATATATCGCAAGGGTTCTGGCTGCGCTTGCCCTGCTCAACATTGCGAATGCTGCCTTCACTTATCTTACCCAGCGTTCCATGGCCTCAGTCGCTCTGCGGATCGTCTTCAATCTGCGCAGGGATCTGGACGAAAAACTGTCCAGGCTGCCGCTGTGCTATTTTGATTCCCGCAAGCATGGAGAAACCATGAGCCGGATCACCAATGATGTGGACAACATAAGTACTACAGTACAGCAGGGAGTGCCGCAACTGATCTCTTCAACTATAGGGATTGTCGGAGCAGCGTCGATGATGCTCATGATCAGCCCGCTGCTTACTTTGATCACAATCCTCACCCTGCCGCTTTCCTTTCTGATCACAATGTTCATTGCCAAAAAGTCGCAGAAGTTTTACGCAGCCCAGCAGAAGGCTCTCGGGGAACTGAACGGCCATGTGGAGGAAATGCTTACAGGTCACAAAGTGGTGCAGGCTTTCGGATATGAAGGAAAGTCCCTGCAGAGATTCTCCGAAATCAATGAAAGAATTTACAGTGTCGCCTGGAAAGCCCAGTTCATCACCGGTTTTGTCTTTCCAGCCATGAACTTCGTCAATAATCTGGGCTATGCCCTGGTCTATGTGGGAGGGGGCATTTTAGTGGTGCGCGGGAGAGTGGCGATCGGCGACATGCAGGCTTTTGTCCAGTATGTGAGGATGTTCACTCAGCCTGTCGCCCAGGCGGCCGAAATCGTGAACACCCTGCAGTCATCAGTGGCTTCAGCGGAACGGATCTTCGAGGTGCTGGACGAGACTGAAGAGGAGCCTGACCGCCAGGACTGCAAGTCGCTGCCTTTCGTGGCAGGAAGGTTATGCCTGGAGAATGTCCGTTTCGGATATACAGCGGATAGAATCCTGTTTCCTGATTTGAACCTTGATGTGTTTCCAGGCCAGACTGTAGCAATAGTCGGGCACACGGGAGCCGGAAAGACTACTCTGGTCAATCTGCTGCTGCGCTTCTATGAAATCCAGGGGGGCAGAATCTCCGTGGACGGCACCGGCATCCAGGAGATACGCCGGGGAGATCTGCGCCGGATGTTCGGGATGGTGCTGCAGGACACCTGGCTTTTCCACGGGACCATACGCGAGAATATAGCCTACGGCAAGCCTGATGCGACTCAGGCCGAGGTCCTCTCCGCAGCAGAGGCAGCCCAGGCCGATCATTACATCCGCACTCTTCCAGACGGCTATGAAACAATGATCAATGAGGAAGGCACCAACATCTCCCAGGGCGAAAAACAGCTGCTCACCATCGCCAGGGCACTGCTTGCAGACCCGGCTATCCTGATCCTGGACGAGGCCACCAGCAGCGTGGACACCAGAACCGAACTCCTGGTACAGAGAGCCATGAAGGCCCTGATGAAAGGGAGGACCTGTTTCGTGATCGCCCACCGGCTGTCCACCATCCGCGATGCTGAGAGGATCCTGGTGATGAGCGAGGGCAGGATCGTGGAACAGGGAAGCCATGGTGAATTGCTTGCAGCCGGCGGCTGCTATGCCGAGCTGTACCGGGCTCAATTCATAGGTGTGGGGATTTGA
- a CDS encoding GyrI-like domain-containing protein, which translates to MNMEPRIETLAEKKLIGMRVTMSLLDNRTAELWKSFLPRRKEIINPVSAEMISMSVYDAPLRAGDLNQRFEKWAAMEVSDFDCLPDGMETFTLEKGLYAVFHYIGLASDSRIFVYIFGTWLPNSEYLLDNRPHFEILGDKYRNGDPNSEEEIWIPIKPKNI; encoded by the coding sequence ATCAACATGGAACCAAGAATTGAAACTCTGGCTGAAAAAAAACTGATTGGAATGCGGGTAACGATGTCTTTGCTCGACAACAGAACTGCTGAACTCTGGAAGTCGTTCCTGCCTCGCAGGAAAGAGATCATCAACCCTGTGTCAGCGGAGATGATATCAATGTCGGTTTACGATGCGCCACTCAGGGCAGGCGATTTGAATCAGAGATTTGAAAAATGGGCTGCTATGGAAGTTTCTGATTTTGACTGCCTGCCTGATGGAATGGAAACATTTACACTGGAAAAAGGGCTGTATGCTGTTTTCCACTATATCGGACTTGCCAGTGACAGCAGGATATTTGTTTATATTTTCGGGACCTGGCTGCCAAATTCGGAATATCTGTTGGACAACAGGCCACATTTTGAGATACTGGGTGATAAATACAGGAATGGGGACCCGAATTCAGAAGAAGAAATATGGATACCGATCAAACCGAAAAATATCTGA